The genomic interval CTATCGCTTATATGGCTTTATACTTTTATCCCTTTTGTATTTAACACAGGGTATTCCCTTTGGATTTCAAGTTACTGCGCTACCTGTTATTTTACGGCAATCTGGAATATCATTAACAATGATTGGATTCAGTAGTATGCTTGCATTGCCATGGATGCTTAAAATTGTGTGGGCACCGTTGGTTGACAGATTCTGGATGCATTCTTTAGGAAGAAGAAAATCATGGTTGTTACCCTTGCAGACATTAATGCTTGTATCAGCTTATAGCGCCACTCATATAAATATAACTTTGAATCCCGTATTGTTTGGTGCAACTATACTTGTTATGAACTTTTGTGCTTCAGTACAGGATGTTGCGGTTGATGGATTGGCAATTGATATTTTAAAAGATAGTGATCTGGGGTATGGTAATGCCATTCAAGTAGTAGGTTATAAAATGGGTATGCTCATTAGCGGCGGTTTTCTGGTATGGTTGAGTTCATACATTGGATGGCATAATGTTTTTTATACCATAGGTGGTCTTATTGCTGTTCCTTTATTCCTTCTTATTCCCTACAAAGAAACCAGTATGGTACAAAACAAATGTAATTATATAACCATCAAAGATATATTTGACCACATAAAGAAAGCTCTTACACAACATGGGATGATCATCATATTGTTACTGATAGCAACATACAAAACAGGAGAAACATTCATTGACGGAATGTTCAAACCATTTCTAGTTGACCGTGGTTTTTCTGCATCACAAATAGGATTGTGGCAGGGAACGTATGGCATGGCAGCGTCTATTGCAGGTTCAATGATTGGAGGTGTTCTTGCATCCCGATACGGAATTATGAGAGGACTGGGAATTTCATTGCTTACACGCATTGTGCCTTTATGTGGAGAATGGTATTGCACATTGAAACCGCCCTCAGAAGAAGTGATTATCGTTATAACCATCGCTGAACATTTTTTTGGTGGAATGCTGACAACTGCAATGTTTGCGTTCATGATGTATATAGTGGACAAGGTGATTGGGGCAACACATTATACTGTGCTTGCAACCATTGAAGTGATTGGAAAATCACCAGGAATGTGGTTTTCAGGGCTTTTGGCCGATAGCTTTGGGTATTCTTATTTGTTTGGATTAGGTATTATTCTTTCAATAATACCCATATTTCTTTTTATGATGGTTAAGAGAGCATTGGGTAACTACCAACACTAGAAACTATTAATTGATTATAGAAGGAAGCATTTTATTAAAAACTTTATTAATATTATTTAAATTATTCTTTACTTTTTACATCGAGCTCTTTATAGTAGTGAAGCTTAATATAACAATTTAAATTATGTAAATTAAATATCATCACATGTATAGGAAAATTATTGTTATTGTTGTTATCTTTGTTGTAAGTATAGTACTATTTGTTAGTTGCCATAATAAAAGAAATGTACATAAACCCAAAGCTATAGAAGGGGTTTTAGACTTACGTAATTGGGATGAATCTTCAAACCAGGTACTATCTTTAGATGGGGATTGGGAGTTTTACTGGAATCAACTTATAGAACCATCCAGATTTACAAAAAAAATAAAACCATTTACATATATTGAAGTTCCTAAAGCATGGAATAAGCAGAGTAATTTTAGATACTCCTTTCCTGCTTTTGGATATGCTACATACAGACTGCATATAATTCATGATGTAAAATATGTTGGGCAAATTAAAACAATTATTATGCCGTATGTGCATTCTGCATATACCCTCTGGATAAATGGAAAAATTGTTAGCAAGAATGGCACGGTAGGAAGTTCAAAGGCGTCTATGGTTCCTTTTCAGTTACCCGTTGTTACTCAATTTGTAATTGATTCAACAGTTACTGAAGTTGTTTTGCATATATCAAATTTTCAACAAAGGACAGGTGGTATTTTACGGAGCATTAAATAT from Spirochaetota bacterium carries:
- a CDS encoding MFS transporter; this encodes MSNYRLYGFILLSLLYLTQGIPFGFQVTALPVILRQSGISLTMIGFSSMLALPWMLKIVWAPLVDRFWMHSLGRRKSWLLPLQTLMLVSAYSATHINITLNPVLFGATILVMNFCASVQDVAVDGLAIDILKDSDLGYGNAIQVVGYKMGMLISGGFLVWLSSYIGWHNVFYTIGGLIAVPLFLLIPYKETSMVQNKCNYITIKDIFDHIKKALTQHGMIIILLLIATYKTGETFIDGMFKPFLVDRGFSASQIGLWQGTYGMAASIAGSMIGGVLASRYGIMRGLGISLLTRIVPLCGEWYCTLKPPSEEVIIVITIAEHFFGGMLTTAMFAFMMYIVDKVIGATHYTVLATIEVIGKSPGMWFSGLLADSFGYSYLFGLGIILSIIPIFLFMMVKRALGNYQH